Proteins encoded together in one Calliopsis andreniformis isolate RMS-2024a unplaced genomic scaffold, iyCalAndr_principal scaffold0304, whole genome shotgun sequence window:
- the LOC143187800 gene encoding uncharacterized protein LOC143187800 isoform X2, whose amino-acid sequence MNTTVNNQENVQIVEKLKNADGYPLWKFQIVIHLEAAGLLSVVLAEATNEIRITEQWREKDAKARKIIEEK is encoded by the exons ATGAATACCACGGTAAACAATCAGGAAAATGTGCAAATTGTGGAAAAactgaagaatgcagatggaTATCCACTATGGAAATTTCAAATTGTAATTCATCTGGAGGCAGCAGGTCTTTTATCTGTTGTTTTAGCGGAAGCCACAAATGAAATTAGGATAACAGAACAATGGAGAGAAAAGGATGCAAAAGCCAGAAAAATAATT GAAGAAAAATGA
- the LOC143187800 gene encoding uncharacterized protein LOC143187800 isoform X1: protein MNTTVNNQENVQIVEKLKNADGYPLWKFQIVIHLEAAGLLSVVLAEATNEIRITEQWREKDAKARKIIYRKKNEVDMVLETRSTE, encoded by the exons ATGAATACCACGGTAAACAATCAGGAAAATGTGCAAATTGTGGAAAAactgaagaatgcagatggaTATCCACTATGGAAATTTCAAATTGTAATTCATCTGGAGGCAGCAGGTCTTTTATCTGTTGTTTTAGCGGAAGCCACAAATGAAATTAGGATAACAGAACAATGGAGAGAAAAGGATGCAAAAGCCAGAAAAATAATT TACAGGAAGAAAAATGAAGTAGATATGGTGTTGGAAACCCGGTCGACTGAATGA